In Chelmon rostratus isolate fCheRos1 chromosome 4, fCheRos1.pri, whole genome shotgun sequence, a genomic segment contains:
- the LOC121606020 gene encoding proteasome subunit beta type-11-like — protein MALQDLCVSQDFLLDTSECSSVAFGKKDSFNLGWCGLPFSNSTNLFNFYIPVAEYLDESPIQFGQISTVQRSSAISSQNSILPPLSLPTSLPLASSQSIPLPFSMSHGTTTLAFTFQGGVLAAADTRSSCSGLVACPASQKILPIHSHLVGTTSGTSADCALWKRILARELRLYQLRHGRRLSTSGAAKLLSNMLHPFKGTELCVAATLCGWDGGEVEGGANTDLSDCREMTKSQMTDPRTSAETSLEAASPAKAKTQSSSSAASARQRFARSTVSFSGPSLCYVCSDGTRLQGTLFSVGSGSPYAYSILDQGVQWGLTVDEATSIAREAVYRATHRDAYSGNYVDVFHITSKGWTRRSREDLKEEYYREKERRERRQRLDVTLSKDMKQTKMA, from the coding sequence ATGGCCTTACAGGACCTGTGCGTTTCCCAGGACTTCCTTCTGGACACCAGCGAATGTTCTTCAGTGGCTTTTGGAAAAAAGGACAGTTTTAACTTAGGGTGGTGCGGTTTGCCCTTTAGCAACAGCAcaaatttgtttaatttttatatACCAGTTGCAGAGTACCTGGATGAAAGCCCGATACAGTTTGGGCAAATCAGCACCGTCCAGAGATCCAGTGCCATCTCGTCTCAAAACTCCATCTTACCACCCCTCTCCTTGCCCACAAGTCTTCCTCTGGCTTCCTCTCAGTCTATCCCCCTGCCTTTCTCCATGTCTCATGGCACCACCACGCTGGCTTTCACGTTTCAGGGCGGCGTGCTGGCCGCAGCAGACACTCGGTCCAGTTGCTCTGGGCTAGTGGCGTGCCCGGCCTCCCAGAAGATCCTGCCCATTCACAGTCACTTGGTGGGTACCACGTCAGGTACTTCAGCCGACTGCGCCCTCTGGAAACGGATTCTGGCTCGAGAACTGCGTCTCTACCAGCTCCGCCATGGCCGACGGTTATCCACGAGCGGAGCTGCCAAATTGCTTTCAAACATGCTTCACCCGTTTAAGGGGACTGAGCTGTGTGTGGCTGCCACGCTGTGTGGGTgggatggaggagaggtggagggaggtgcAAACACTGATCTCAGTGACTGTAGAGAAATGACAAAGAGTCAAATGACTGATCCGAGAACCTCTGCAGAAACCAGTCTTGAAGCTGCCTCCCCGGCAAAGGCAAAGACTCAGAGCTCCTCTTCAGCAGCCAGTGCTCGGCAGCGCTTTGCTAGAAGCACAGTGAGTTTCTCTGGACCCAGTCTGTGCTATGTGTGCAGTGATGGCACTCGCCTGCAGGGAACACTCTTCTCTGTGGGCTCGGGATCACCCTATGCCTACTCAATTTTGGACCAAGGGGTCCAATGGGGACTGACAGTGGACGAGGCCACGTCCATCGCCAGGGAGGCCGTGTACAGAGCCACGCACAGGGACGCATACTCAGGAAACTACGTGGACGTCTTTCACATCACCTCAAAGGGATGGACTCGCAGGAGCAGAGAGGATCTGAAAGAGGAATAttacagagaaaaggaaagacgagagaggaggcagagactGGACGTGACTCTGAGtaaagacatgaaacaaacaaaaatggctTGA